The Pseudomonadota bacterium genome includes the window ACCCTGCTCGAGTGGCGCGGTGACCGGGCCGCGGTTGCTTACCGTCAGGGCGTGCGGCCGGAAGCGCTGCTCGAGCTCAAGCGTTACCTCGGTGCTGAACTGGAGCTGCAGGCCCTGCCCGAAAAAGCCTTTGATGATCTGCTGCAAAAGCTTTACCAGCACGGTGGCGGCGATGCCCGGCAGATGGCCGAGGACATCTCCGACGAGCTTGATCTCAAGCAGATCGCCGAAGAGCTCGCCGAGCCTGAAGACCTGCTGGAGAGTGAGGACGATGCACCGATCATCCGACTGATCAACGCGCTGCTTACCGAAGCGGTCAAAGAAAACGCCTCCGATATTCACATCGAGCCGCTGGAAAACAGCCTGATGGTCCGCTTTCGGGTGGACGGCGTGCTGCGGCAGGTCCTGGCGCCGGAGCGTCGCGTGGCTGGGCTGGTCGTGTCGCGGATCAAGGTGATGGCTCGACTCGATATCGCCGAGAAGCGCCTTCCGCAAGACGGCCGGATTTCGCTGCGCGTCGCCGGTCGCCCGGTGGACGTCCGCGTCTCCACCATCCCGTCGAGCCACGGTGAGCGTCTCGTGCTCCGGCTACTGGACAAACAAGCCGGCCGTCTGGATCTGGAGGAGCTCGGCATGGGTCAGCAGACCCGCGACAGCCTCCAGCAGCTCATCACCCGGCCGCACGGCATCTTGCTGGTCACCGGGCCCACCGGTTCGGGCAAGACCACCACGCTCTATGCGGCGCTTGGACGCCTCAACGATCGAACCCGCAACATCATGACGGTGGAAGATCCCATCGAATACGACATCGAGGGGATCGGCCAGACGCAGGTAAATCCCAAGGTGGAGATGGACTTCGCCCGGGGCCTGCGCGCGATTCTGCGCCAGGATCCGGACGTGGTGATGGTCGGGGAAATCCGCGATCTGGAGACGGCGCAGATTGCGGTGCAGGCGTCGCTGACCGGCCACCTGGTTTTAGCCACCCTGCATACCAACAGCGCTATTGGCGCGGTGACCCGTTTGCGGGATATGGGGGTCGAACCGTTCCTGCTCGCGTCCAGCCTGATTGGCGTTTTGGCGCAGCGCCTGGTTCGGGTGCTGGATCCCTCTCTGCGGCAGCCTTATGCGGCCGGGGGCGCTGAGCTCAGGGCTTTTGGTCAACCGGCAGACAGCCAGGTCACGCTGCACCGACCGCCTGCCGAACCGCCGGGGGCCGGCTATCGCGGCCGTACCGGGATTTACGAGCTGGTCGCGATGGACGAAACGCTCCGGGAGCTCATCCACGACAGCGCAGGCGAAGCGGCCCTGGAGACCCACGCCCGGCGCCACTGGCCCAGTCTGCTGGACGATGGCTGGCGCCTCGTTAGCAGCGGTGTGACCTCGGTGGAAGAGGTGCTGCGCGTCACTCGACAGGAATAAGCGCGGCATATCGTTATGGGCGCTTACGAATACTCTGCACTCGACACCCAAGGGCACACCAAAAAGGGGGTGCTCGCCGGCGATACCGCCAGGCAGGTCCGCCAGCAGCTGCGTGAGCAGGGACTCAGTCCGCTCAGGGTTGACCCGGTTACCGAGGCCAGCGGCGGGTTTGGTGTCCGTCGCTTGTCGACTAGCGAACAGGCCCTGCTGCTCCGGCAGCTCGCCAGCCTCCTCGGCGCCGGCCTGCCGCTGGAAGAATCTCTCGCAACCGTCAGCCAGCAAAGCGACCGGGCGGGCAGCAAAAAAATCATGACCGCCCTGCGGTCCCGCGTCATGGAGGGGCACGCGTTGTCGTCGTCCATGGCCGAATTTCCAGGCGCGTTTCCACCGCTGGTGCGCGCCTCGATCGCCGCCGGCGAACAGTCCGGCCAGCTCGACCGGGTGATGAACCGTCTCGCGGACTACGCCGAAAGTCGCGACGCGCTCGGTCGGAAAGTTCTGCTGGCGATGCTTTACCCGGCCATCGTGGCGGTGGTGGCGGTGGCCACGATGATGGGACTGTTGACCTACGTTGTGCCCCAGGTTGTGACCGTCTTCAACTCGATGGACCAGAGCCTGCCGTGGCTGACCCGGGCGCTGATGGCGCTCAGCGGATGGCTCACGCAGAACATCGGCTGGCTGCTGCTGGCGCTCGTGGCCGCTGCCGTTTTGGTGGGCCTGGCCCTGCGTCAGCCGTCGCTGCGACAGCTCTGGCACCGTACGCTGCTGCGCCTCCCGATCCTCGGTCGGCTGAGCCGCGCCGCCAATACCGCCAGGCTCTGCCGAACGTTAAGCATCCTGACCGGCAGCGCCGTCCCGCTGCTGGACGCACTGAAAATTTCGGCTGATGTTCTCAGCAATTTGACGATGGCCAAAGCGACACGCGAGGTGACGCGCCAGGTCCGCGAGGGCGGCTCGCTGAGCCGGAGCATGCAGGCCAGCGCCGTTTTCCCGCCGCTGGTGGTGCGGCTGATCGCCAGCGGTGAAAAAAGTGGGGAGCTGGACCAGATGCTGGAGCGAGCCGCTGAACACCAGGACCGGCAGGTGGAATCCACCGTGGCGGTGTTTACCGGTGTGCTTGAGCCCGTGATGATCCTGCTCATCGGCGGCATGGTGCTGACGATCGTGCTGGCCATCCTGCTGCCGATTTTCCAGCTCAACCAGCTGACCGGCGGCTGATCTCGTGCCGCAGCACTTGACGCTTGCGGGCGGACGGCACCGAGCCGACGCTCAGCAGCACGATGGCGCAATGAGCGTGGTTAACCCATGATCCGTTTCGACGCGGTGGCCAAGCGATATGCCGGCGGCAACCAGGCCCTGGAAGACTTGAGTTTTGAGATCGGCGCTAGCGAAATGGTTTTTGTTTCCGGCCATTCGGGCGCCGGAAAAAGCACCCTGCTGAAGCTGATAGCGCTCATGGAGCGACCCACGCAGGGTGTCGTGCTGATGGACGGCAGCAACGTCGGCCGGATCCGCCGCCGAGGGATTCCCGCTCACCGCCGCCGGGTGGGCATGATCTTTCAGGATCATCGGCTGCTGCCCGAGGCCACCGTCTTTGACAACGTTGCGCTGCCGTTGGTGATTGCCGGGGTGAAGCGTAGCGAGCGACAGCGCCGCGCGAGGGCCGCCCTCGATGCGGTTGGCCTCCGGGAGCGTGAACGAGCGTTGCCGGCACAGCTTTCGACCGGGCAGCAGCAGCGCGTGGGCATCGCGAGGGCCATCGTTAATCGCCCGCCGGTGGTTCTCGCGGACGAGCCGACCGGCAATCTCGACCCTGAGCTCTCCGCCGAGATCATGAACCTGTTTGCTGAGCTCAGCCGCAGCGGTATCTGTTTTCTGGTGGCCAGTCATGATCTGTTTCTCGTCAGGCGCATGAAGTGTCGGGTCCTGGTGCTGGAAAACGGTCGATTGATCGATGATTTCCGGCCACAGAAACCGTGAAGCGAACCAAAAACGTCAAATCGTCCAACGCCTCAGGCTCGCGGTCGAGTCAGGGTTCGCTCTCCTCCTTTTTTGAACACCACCTGGACTCGGCGATTGGCAGCATCCGGCGTTTGCTCGCCCGACCGCTCGGGAGCGCTATGACCGCCGCGGTGCTGGCCGTAGCGCTCGGCTTGCCGGCGGCTTTTTATTGGCTCATTGGAAACCTTCAGACCGTGGGTGACCAATATCCCGATGCTCGCCAGATCTCGGTTTTCCTACCGGCTGACGGCGATCGCGCGGCTGCTGAAGCGCTGGCGGCGAAGCTGCGGTCCCGCGAGGATGTGCAGGCGGTGGACCTGCTGGATCCGGAGGAGGAGCTGATGCTTTTGCAGCAGCGATTTGCCGACCCAGCGCTGATCGAGGCGCTGCCGGCCAATCCGCTGCCCTGGACGGTGCTGGTCACGCCGGCAGCTCAGTTCAAGGACACGGCA containing:
- the gspE gene encoding type II secretion system ATPase GspE, whose protein sequence is MNTRPHRPSYGFARRNGATLLEWRGDRAAVAYRQGVRPEALLELKRYLGAELELQALPEKAFDDLLQKLYQHGGGDARQMAEDISDELDLKQIAEELAEPEDLLESEDDAPIIRLINALLTEAVKENASDIHIEPLENSLMVRFRVDGVLRQVLAPERRVAGLVVSRIKVMARLDIAEKRLPQDGRISLRVAGRPVDVRVSTIPSSHGERLVLRLLDKQAGRLDLEELGMGQQTRDSLQQLITRPHGILLVTGPTGSGKTTTLYAALGRLNDRTRNIMTVEDPIEYDIEGIGQTQVNPKVEMDFARGLRAILRQDPDVVMVGEIRDLETAQIAVQASLTGHLVLATLHTNSAIGAVTRLRDMGVEPFLLASSLIGVLAQRLVRVLDPSLRQPYAAGGAELRAFGQPADSQVTLHRPPAEPPGAGYRGRTGIYELVAMDETLRELIHDSAGEAALETHARRHWPSLLDDGWRLVSSGVTSVEEVLRVTRQE
- the gspF gene encoding type II secretion system inner membrane protein GspF, whose amino-acid sequence is MGAYEYSALDTQGHTKKGVLAGDTARQVRQQLREQGLSPLRVDPVTEASGGFGVRRLSTSEQALLLRQLASLLGAGLPLEESLATVSQQSDRAGSKKIMTALRSRVMEGHALSSSMAEFPGAFPPLVRASIAAGEQSGQLDRVMNRLADYAESRDALGRKVLLAMLYPAIVAVVAVATMMGLLTYVVPQVVTVFNSMDQSLPWLTRALMALSGWLTQNIGWLLLALVAAAVLVGLALRQPSLRQLWHRTLLRLPILGRLSRAANTARLCRTLSILTGSAVPLLDALKISADVLSNLTMAKATREVTRQVREGGSLSRSMQASAVFPPLVVRLIASGEKSGELDQMLERAAEHQDRQVESTVAVFTGVLEPVMILLIGGMVLTIVLAILLPIFQLNQLTGG
- the ftsE gene encoding cell division ATP-binding protein FtsE, with the translated sequence MIRFDAVAKRYAGGNQALEDLSFEIGASEMVFVSGHSGAGKSTLLKLIALMERPTQGVVLMDGSNVGRIRRRGIPAHRRRVGMIFQDHRLLPEATVFDNVALPLVIAGVKRSERQRRARAALDAVGLRERERALPAQLSTGQQQRVGIARAIVNRPPVVLADEPTGNLDPELSAEIMNLFAELSRSGICFLVASHDLFLVRRMKCRVLVLENGRLIDDFRPQKP